Proteins from one Amycolatopsis benzoatilytica AK 16/65 genomic window:
- a CDS encoding DEAD/DEAH box helicase: MTLTDLLPADPDADALFEAFTEWTAERGIELYPAQEEAVIEVVSGANVILSTPTGSGKSLVAVGAHFTALAHGKRSFYTAPIKALVSEKFFQLIGIFGADQVGMMTGDSSVNADAPIICCTAEILANIALRDGAGAPVGQVVADEFHFYSEPDRGWAWQVPLIELPNAQFVLMSATLGDVSFFEKDLTRRTGRPTAVVTSAQRPVPLTFRYALTPLHETMSELLNGGQAPVYVVHFSQAAAIERAQTLMSINVTTKAEKEAIADLIGDFRFSAGFGKTLSRLVRHGIGVHHAGMLPKYRRLVEMLAQSGLLKVICGTDTLGVGINVPIRTVVFSALTKYDGVRQRHLKAREFHQIAGRAGRAGYDTDGYVVVQAPDHVVENAKALEKAGDDPKKKKKIVRKKAPEGFVNWTEATFERLIAAEPEPLTSSFQVSHSMLLNVISRPGNAFDAMRHLLEDNHSDRPTQRKLILRAIEIYRSLLAAGVVERLPEPDEEGRIVRLTVDLQFDFALNQPLSPFALAAVELLDAESPSYALDVVSIMESTVDNPRPVLSQQQFKARGEAVQAMKAEGIEYDERMELLEAVTYPKPLEELLNAAYQSYRAGHPWVADYELSPKSVVRDMYERAMNFVEYVGFYQLARSEGLVLRYLADTYDALRHTVPDEAKTEPLQDLIEWLGELVRQVDSSLLDEWEALRHPDEEGPVSHRPPPEPPAVTRNERAFRVLVRNELFRRVELAARRNFGALGELDAASGWDADAWEDAIEDYFDEHDALSIGPDARGPALLLIEQEPDMWRVRQIFDDPSGHHDWGISAEVDLRASDEAGSAVVRIVDVNQF, encoded by the coding sequence ATGACTCTCACCGACCTCCTGCCAGCGGATCCCGACGCAGACGCCCTGTTCGAAGCCTTCACCGAGTGGACGGCGGAGCGGGGCATCGAGCTGTACCCGGCGCAGGAGGAGGCGGTGATCGAGGTCGTCTCCGGGGCCAACGTCATCCTGTCGACGCCGACCGGCTCCGGCAAGAGCCTGGTCGCGGTCGGCGCGCACTTCACCGCGCTCGCGCACGGCAAACGCAGTTTTTACACCGCGCCGATCAAAGCGCTCGTGTCGGAAAAGTTCTTCCAGCTGATCGGCATCTTCGGGGCCGACCAGGTCGGCATGATGACCGGTGACTCCAGCGTCAACGCGGACGCGCCGATCATCTGCTGCACGGCGGAAATCTTGGCGAACATCGCGTTGCGCGACGGCGCCGGCGCCCCGGTCGGCCAGGTCGTGGCGGACGAGTTCCACTTCTACTCGGAACCGGACCGCGGCTGGGCCTGGCAGGTCCCGCTGATCGAACTGCCGAACGCACAGTTCGTGCTCATGTCGGCCACGCTCGGCGACGTCTCGTTCTTCGAGAAGGACCTGACCCGGCGCACCGGGCGGCCGACCGCGGTGGTCACCTCGGCACAGCGGCCGGTGCCGCTCACCTTCCGGTACGCGCTGACGCCGCTGCACGAGACCATGTCCGAACTGCTCAACGGCGGGCAGGCGCCGGTCTACGTGGTGCACTTCTCGCAGGCCGCGGCGATCGAGCGGGCGCAGACGCTGATGAGCATCAACGTCACCACCAAGGCGGAGAAGGAGGCGATCGCCGATCTGATCGGCGACTTCCGGTTCTCCGCCGGGTTCGGCAAGACGCTGTCGCGGCTGGTCCGGCACGGCATCGGCGTGCACCACGCGGGAATGTTGCCGAAATATCGCCGGCTGGTCGAAATGCTCGCGCAATCCGGCCTGCTGAAGGTGATCTGCGGGACGGACACCCTCGGCGTGGGCATCAACGTGCCGATCCGCACGGTGGTGTTCTCGGCGCTGACCAAGTACGACGGCGTGCGCCAGCGGCACCTGAAGGCGCGCGAGTTCCATCAGATCGCCGGCCGGGCCGGGCGGGCCGGGTACGACACCGACGGCTACGTCGTCGTGCAGGCGCCGGACCACGTGGTGGAGAACGCCAAGGCGCTGGAGAAGGCGGGCGACGACCCGAAGAAGAAAAAGAAGATCGTCCGGAAGAAGGCCCCGGAGGGCTTCGTCAACTGGACCGAAGCCACCTTCGAGCGGCTGATCGCGGCCGAGCCGGAGCCGCTCACGTCCAGTTTCCAGGTCAGCCACTCGATGCTGCTGAACGTGATTTCCCGGCCGGGCAACGCGTTCGACGCGATGCGCCACCTGCTGGAGGACAACCATTCGGACCGGCCGACGCAGCGCAAGCTGATCCTGCGGGCGATCGAGATCTACCGGTCGCTGCTCGCCGCGGGCGTGGTGGAGCGGCTGCCGGAACCGGACGAAGAGGGCCGGATCGTCCGGCTGACCGTCGACTTGCAGTTCGATTTCGCCCTGAACCAGCCGCTTTCGCCGTTCGCGCTGGCCGCGGTGGAATTGCTCGACGCCGAATCGCCGTCCTACGCGCTCGACGTGGTGTCCATTATGGAATCCACTGTGGACAATCCGCGGCCGGTGCTTTCCCAGCAGCAGTTCAAGGCTCGCGGCGAGGCCGTGCAGGCGATGAAGGCCGAGGGCATCGAGTACGACGAGCGGATGGAGCTGCTCGAAGCGGTCACCTACCCGAAACCGCTGGAGGAGCTGCTGAACGCGGCCTACCAGTCCTATCGGGCCGGGCATCCGTGGGTCGCGGACTACGAGCTGTCGCCGAAGTCGGTGGTGCGCGACATGTACGAGCGCGCGATGAACTTCGTGGAATACGTGGGCTTCTACCAGCTCGCCCGCTCCGAGGGGCTGGTGCTGCGCTACCTCGCCGACACCTACGACGCGTTGCGGCACACCGTGCCGGACGAGGCGAAGACCGAACCGCTGCAGGACCTGATCGAATGGCTCGGCGAGCTGGTTCGCCAGGTCGACTCGAGCCTGCTGGACGAGTGGGAAGCGCTGCGGCACCCGGACGAGGAAGGCCCGGTATCGCACCGGCCGCCGCCCGAGCCGCCCGCGGTCACCCGCAACGAGCGGGCGTTCCGGGTGCTGGTGCGCAACGAGCTGTTTCGGCGCGTGGAGCTGGCCGCGCGGCGGAACTTCGGCGCATTGGGCGAGCTGGACGCCGCGTCCGGCTGGGACGCCGACGCGTGGGAAGACGCGATCGAGGACTACTTCGACGAGCACGACGCGCTGAGCATCGGTCCGGACGCGCGCGGCCCGGCCCTGCTGCTGATCGAGCAGGAGCCGGACATGTGGCGCGTGCGGCAGATCTTCGACGACCCGTCGGGCCACCACGACTGGGGCATCAGCGCCGAGGTGGACCTGCGCGCGTCGGACGAGGCCGGGTCAGCGGTGGTGCGGATCGTGGACGTCAACCAGTTCTGA
- a CDS encoding M4 family metallopeptidase, which translates to MRLRRPLVLLSAGVLAAAVTTAAAAQAQPLDPQNPQTAEAMAANAAQALVASRPAALHASPEDVFQQHQVISSVNGLKYVPYDRTYKGLPVVGGDFVVATNSAGKVVSTSVAQKSEIHLASTAPKLTASQAEKIARGQVSTVDKVSPARLVAYAAGTPALAWQTQVTGRNAEGPSKLDVVVDALTGKVLHTRERVAYGDAQGVWNGPEPLHIDTTNNGDGTYSMTDPNLTNVSCQDADTNTTFTKSSDSWGNGDETNRETGCVDALYGVQQENKMLSQWLGRNSFDGNGGGWPIRVGLNDQNAYYDGSQVQVGDNTAGQWIGAIDVIAHEHGHGIDDHTPGSLSGAGTQEFVADVFGASTEWFAGESAPYAAPDFLVGNQVNLVGSGPIRNMYDPSQLGHKNCYDDTIPNTEVHAAAGPGNHWFYLVAEGTNPTNGQPVSPTCNNSTVTGLGVKSAVQIFYNAMLLKNSNSSYLSYRTWTLTAAKSLFPNSCTEFNTVKAAWDAVSVPAQPGDPTCGSVASTGPRVGAPR; encoded by the coding sequence ATGAGATTGCGCCGACCGCTCGTGCTGCTTTCCGCGGGGGTGCTGGCCGCGGCCGTCACCACCGCAGCGGCCGCACAGGCACAACCGCTCGATCCGCAGAACCCGCAGACCGCCGAGGCGATGGCCGCCAACGCCGCGCAGGCGCTGGTCGCCTCGCGGCCGGCCGCGCTGCACGCCAGCCCGGAGGACGTTTTCCAGCAACACCAAGTAATTTCGTCGGTCAACGGGCTGAAGTACGTGCCCTACGACCGCACCTACAAGGGCTTGCCGGTGGTCGGCGGCGATTTCGTCGTGGCCACCAACTCCGCGGGCAAGGTGGTCTCCACTTCGGTCGCGCAGAAGTCCGAAATCCATCTGGCCAGCACCGCGCCGAAGCTCACCGCGAGCCAGGCGGAAAAGATCGCCCGCGGCCAGGTCTCCACTGTGGACAAGGTGAGCCCGGCGCGGCTCGTCGCTTACGCGGCGGGTACGCCGGCGCTGGCTTGGCAAACCCAGGTGACCGGCCGTAATGCCGAGGGACCGAGCAAACTGGACGTCGTCGTCGACGCGCTGACCGGCAAGGTGCTGCACACCCGCGAGCGGGTCGCCTACGGGGACGCGCAGGGCGTGTGGAATGGCCCGGAGCCGCTGCACATCGACACCACCAACAACGGTGACGGCACCTACTCGATGACCGACCCGAACCTGACGAACGTCAGCTGCCAGGACGCCGACACGAACACCACCTTCACCAAGTCCAGCGACAGCTGGGGCAACGGCGACGAGACCAACCGCGAAACCGGCTGCGTGGACGCGCTGTACGGCGTTCAGCAAGAGAACAAGATGCTGTCGCAGTGGTTGGGACGCAACAGCTTCGACGGCAACGGCGGCGGTTGGCCGATCCGGGTCGGGCTCAATGACCAGAACGCCTACTACGACGGTTCCCAGGTCCAGGTCGGCGACAACACGGCGGGCCAGTGGATCGGCGCGATCGACGTGATCGCGCACGAGCACGGGCACGGCATCGACGACCACACCCCGGGCAGCCTGTCCGGCGCCGGCACTCAGGAGTTCGTCGCGGACGTCTTCGGTGCGTCGACGGAATGGTTCGCGGGCGAGTCCGCGCCGTACGCGGCACCGGACTTCCTGGTGGGCAACCAGGTGAACCTGGTCGGGAGCGGGCCGATCCGCAACATGTACGACCCGTCCCAGCTGGGCCACAAGAACTGCTACGACGACACGATCCCGAACACCGAGGTGCACGCCGCGGCGGGTCCGGGCAACCACTGGTTCTACCTGGTCGCCGAGGGCACCAACCCGACCAACGGCCAGCCGGTCAGCCCGACCTGCAACAACTCGACGGTCACCGGGCTCGGCGTGAAGTCGGCGGTGCAGATCTTCTACAACGCGATGCTGTTGAAGAACAGCAACAGCTCGTACCTGAGCTACCGCACCTGGACGCTGACCGCGGCGAAGAGCCTGTTCCCCAACAGCTGCACCGAGTTCAACACGGTGAAGGCGGCCTGGGACGCGGTGAGCGTTCCGGCGCAGCCGGGTGACCCGACATGCGGCTCGGTCGCTTCGACCGGACCGCGGGTAGGCGCTCCGCGCTGA
- a CDS encoding MFS transporter, which yields MTKVAQLETGEQVRKNSSRRWLILALGLAAQTASCSFLYGLPFLVPAMRAADHLTLAEAGTVVAAPSIGLLLTLIAWGAAADRYGERLIMALGLGISGLLLVYAALWHHPVGLLFGVFLVAGACTASVNAASGRVVMGWFAKSERGVAMGIRQTAQPLGVGVAALGLPPLAAHWGFQAAVVLPAGLAIVVSLLVAVFVVDPPRPPRAAKGQRPPSPYRKAGLWRVHAASALLVVPQFAVSAFAPVYLVSQHQWTAAQAGVFVAVAQVLGALGRLASGYWSDRVGSRLRPMRQLAVASAVVMLLVALGDVTWLWLVLAALVLAAVITVADNGLGFTASAEMAGVAWSGRAMGTQNTAQNVAASLTPPLLGLVIGDSRYALAYCVAAIFPVLAIGLVPVRAETDKA from the coding sequence GTGACCAAGGTGGCGCAGCTAGAGACCGGGGAGCAGGTGCGGAAAAACAGCTCGCGGCGGTGGCTGATCCTTGCCCTTGGCCTCGCCGCGCAGACCGCCAGCTGCTCTTTCCTCTATGGACTCCCTTTCCTCGTCCCCGCGATGCGCGCCGCCGATCACCTCACGCTCGCGGAAGCGGGCACCGTGGTCGCGGCCCCGAGCATCGGTCTCCTGTTGACCCTTATCGCCTGGGGCGCGGCTGCGGACCGTTACGGAGAGCGGCTCATCATGGCGCTGGGCCTCGGCATTTCAGGGTTACTCCTCGTGTATGCCGCGCTGTGGCATCACCCGGTCGGACTTCTCTTTGGGGTGTTCCTTGTCGCTGGTGCGTGCACGGCTTCGGTGAACGCGGCGAGCGGCCGGGTCGTCATGGGCTGGTTCGCGAAATCCGAGCGCGGTGTCGCGATGGGCATCCGGCAGACCGCGCAGCCGCTGGGAGTCGGGGTGGCGGCGCTCGGGTTGCCGCCGCTCGCGGCGCACTGGGGTTTTCAGGCGGCGGTGGTGCTGCCGGCCGGGCTCGCGATCGTCGTGTCGTTGCTGGTGGCGGTGTTCGTCGTCGATCCGCCGCGGCCGCCGCGGGCGGCGAAGGGGCAGCGGCCGCCGTCACCGTACCGGAAGGCTGGGCTGTGGCGCGTTCACGCGGCGAGCGCGCTGCTCGTGGTGCCGCAGTTCGCGGTATCGGCGTTCGCGCCGGTGTATCTGGTGTCGCAGCATCAGTGGACCGCCGCGCAGGCGGGGGTGTTCGTCGCGGTCGCACAGGTGCTCGGTGCGCTCGGGAGGCTGGCGTCAGGCTACTGGTCGGACCGGGTCGGCAGCCGGTTGCGGCCGATGCGGCAGCTCGCGGTCGCCAGCGCGGTCGTGATGCTGCTGGTCGCGCTAGGCGACGTGACGTGGCTGTGGCTGGTGCTGGCCGCGCTGGTGCTGGCCGCGGTGATCACGGTGGCGGACAACGGTCTCGGCTTCACCGCGTCGGCGGAGATGGCCGGAGTGGCATGGTCCGGTCGCGCGATGGGGACGCAGAACACCGCGCAGAACGTCGCCGCGTCACTGACGCCTCCGTTGCTGGGCTTGGTGATCGGCGACAGCCGGTACGCGCTCGCCTATTGCGTGGCGGCGATTTTCCCGGTGCTGGCAATCGGTTTGGTGCCGGTGCGGGCGGAGACGGACAAGGCGTAG
- a CDS encoding adenosine deaminase yields the protein MSDVTPLSAEILRSVPKVLLHDHLDGGLRPRTVAELADDLGYRDLPSADPAELGRWFRAAADSGSLVSYLQTFAHTCGVMQTEDALVRVAAEAVEDLSADGVVYAELRYAPELFVERGLSLDEVILAVQEGFAEGTRRVTAAGGRIRVRTLLCAMRQHARALEIAELAVRYRDQGVAGFDIAGPEDGFPPTRNLDAFDYLRRNNAHFTIHAGEAFGLPSIAEAIQYCGAERLGHGVRIAEDIRTDADGNVHLGRLAAYVRDRRIPLEICPTSNVQTGTVPSLAQHPIGLLARLRFRVTVNTDNRLMSGCTMTSEFAALAEAFGFGMDDFQRFTVNAMKSAFLDFDERIDLIENVVKPGYAELA from the coding sequence ATGTCGGACGTAACCCCGCTGAGCGCGGAGATCCTGCGCAGCGTGCCCAAGGTCCTGCTCCACGATCACCTCGACGGCGGCTTGCGCCCGCGTACGGTCGCCGAACTCGCCGACGATCTCGGCTACCGGGACCTTCCCTCGGCCGATCCGGCGGAGCTCGGCCGCTGGTTCCGCGCCGCCGCGGACTCCGGTTCGCTGGTCTCGTATCTCCAGACGTTCGCCCATACGTGTGGTGTCATGCAGACCGAGGATGCGCTGGTCAGGGTCGCCGCCGAAGCGGTGGAAGACCTGTCCGCGGACGGGGTCGTCTACGCGGAGCTGCGGTACGCGCCGGAGTTGTTCGTGGAGCGCGGGCTATCCCTCGATGAGGTGATCCTTGCGGTGCAGGAGGGCTTCGCCGAAGGGACTCGGAGAGTGACCGCCGCGGGCGGCCGGATCCGGGTGCGGACGCTGCTGTGCGCGATGCGCCAGCACGCGCGGGCGCTGGAGATCGCCGAGCTGGCGGTGCGCTACCGAGACCAGGGCGTGGCCGGGTTCGACATCGCCGGTCCGGAGGACGGTTTTCCGCCCACCCGCAATCTGGACGCATTCGACTATTTGCGCCGGAACAATGCACATTTCACTATTCATGCCGGCGAAGCGTTCGGACTCCCGTCGATCGCCGAAGCAATCCAGTACTGCGGCGCGGAACGGCTCGGCCACGGCGTCCGGATCGCCGAGGACATCCGCACCGACGCCGACGGAAACGTCCACCTTGGACGGTTGGCGGCCTACGTCCGGGACCGCCGGATCCCTCTCGAGATCTGCCCGACGTCCAACGTGCAGACCGGAACCGTGCCGTCACTGGCGCAGCACCCGATCGGCCTGCTCGCCCGGCTGCGCTTCCGGGTCACCGTCAACACCGACAACCGGCTGATGAGCGGATGCACGATGACCAGTGAATTCGCCGCGCTGGCCGAGGCGTTCGGCTTCGGCATGGACGACTTCCAGCGGTTCACCGTCAACGCGATGAAATCCGCGTTCCTCGATTTCGACGAGCGGATCGACCTCATCGAGAACGTGGTCAAACCGGGGTACGCGGAGCTGGCCTGA
- a CDS encoding thymidine phosphorylase — MSFAAVDVIRTKRDGGRLSDEQIDWVVDAYTRGVVAEEQMAALAMAIFLRGMDDGEIARWTGAMIDSGSRLSLDVARPTVDKHSTGGVGDKITLPLAPLVAACGAAVPQLSGRGLGHTGGTLDKLESIPGWRAALSLDEIAAQLNSVGAVVCAATEGLAPADKKLYALRDVTSTVESVPLIASSIMSKKIAEGASGLVLDVKAGSGAFMKTVADARLLARTLVDIGTAHGVACTALITDMGTPLGRAVGNAVEVAEAVEVLRGGGPADVVELTVALAREMLALAGISTDPAALLASGEAYEVWSRMIAAQGGDPSAPLPRPAHVHMVPAPASGVLTSLDAYAVGIAAWRLGAGRARKEDPVQAAAGILCHAKPGDAVVAGEPLLELHTDTPEAVPAALAALEGGFAIGTEAPAPRGIVLDAVRP; from the coding sequence GTGAGTTTCGCGGCGGTGGACGTCATCCGGACCAAGCGGGACGGCGGGCGGCTCAGCGACGAGCAGATCGACTGGGTCGTCGACGCGTACACCCGCGGCGTGGTCGCGGAAGAGCAGATGGCCGCCCTGGCCATGGCGATTTTCCTGCGCGGCATGGACGACGGCGAGATCGCGCGCTGGACCGGCGCGATGATCGACTCGGGCTCGCGGCTGTCGCTGGACGTCGCGCGCCCGACCGTCGACAAGCACTCCACCGGCGGCGTCGGCGACAAGATCACCTTGCCGCTGGCTCCGCTGGTCGCCGCGTGCGGTGCCGCGGTGCCACAGCTGTCCGGCCGGGGCCTCGGCCACACCGGCGGGACGCTGGACAAACTGGAGTCGATCCCCGGCTGGCGCGCGGCGCTCTCGCTGGACGAGATCGCCGCCCAGCTGAACTCGGTCGGCGCGGTGGTCTGCGCGGCGACCGAGGGACTGGCCCCGGCGGACAAGAAGCTCTACGCGCTGCGAGATGTCACCTCGACGGTCGAGTCGGTGCCGCTGATCGCCAGCTCGATCATGAGCAAGAAGATCGCCGAAGGCGCTTCGGGCTTGGTGCTGGACGTGAAGGCCGGCTCCGGTGCGTTCATGAAGACGGTCGCCGACGCGCGGCTGCTGGCGCGCACGCTGGTGGACATCGGCACGGCGCACGGCGTCGCCTGTACCGCGCTGATCACCGACATGGGCACGCCGCTCGGCCGCGCGGTCGGCAACGCGGTGGAGGTCGCCGAGGCAGTCGAGGTCCTGCGCGGCGGCGGTCCGGCGGATGTCGTCGAGCTGACGGTGGCACTGGCTCGGGAAATGCTTGCGCTGGCAGGCATTTCGACGGATCCGGCGGCGCTGCTGGCTTCGGGCGAGGCCTACGAGGTGTGGTCGCGGATGATCGCCGCACAGGGCGGGGACCCCTCCGCGCCGTTGCCGCGGCCAGCCCATGTGCACATGGTGCCCGCGCCTGCTTCGGGCGTGCTGACGTCGCTGGACGCCTACGCCGTGGGCATCGCGGCATGGCGGCTCGGGGCGGGCCGGGCACGCAAGGAAGACCCGGTGCAGGCCGCGGCGGGGATTCTGTGCCATGCCAAGCCTGGTGATGCGGTGGTGGCCGGCGAGCCGTTGCTGGAACTGCACACGGACACCCCAGAGGCGGTGCCGGCCGCGTTGGCAGCGCTGGAAGGCGGGTTCGCGATAGGCACGGAGGCACCTGCTCCGCGGGGGATCGTGCTGGACGCCGTCCGCCCCTGA
- a CDS encoding cytidine deaminase yields MSEVDWEALRASAVSAAAHAYAPYSGLHVGVAAIVDDGRQVTGCNVENASYGLGLCAECTMAGQLRLSGGGRLVAVACRSGAGELLMPCGRCRQILFELGGSSCLVDTPRGVLPMSEVLPDAFGPEDLP; encoded by the coding sequence ATGTCCGAAGTGGACTGGGAAGCGCTGCGGGCGTCGGCGGTCTCGGCTGCCGCGCACGCTTACGCGCCTTACTCGGGCCTGCACGTCGGGGTAGCGGCCATTGTGGACGACGGCCGTCAGGTGACCGGCTGCAATGTGGAGAACGCGTCGTACGGCCTCGGCCTGTGTGCCGAGTGCACGATGGCTGGCCAGCTGCGACTGTCGGGCGGTGGCCGGCTGGTCGCGGTGGCCTGCCGCAGCGGCGCGGGCGAACTGCTCATGCCGTGCGGCCGGTGCCGCCAGATCCTGTTCGAGCTCGGCGGTTCCTCGTGCCTGGTCGACACTCCGCGCGGGGTGCTGCCGATGTCCGAGGTGCTGCCGGACGCGTTCGGGCCGGAGGACCTGCCGTGA
- a CDS encoding ABC transporter permease codes for MPMPVRRKRQRIPGWLRGVIWAVVAIAVMSTASYATGASALTSSNTASTALRLALPILLCALGGLWAERAGVVNIGLEGMMILGTWGAAWGAYYGGAWVGLLAAIAFGALGGLLHAVATVTFNVNHIVSGVAINLLGLGVTKYLAKLIFDPISGNPRQSPPVPKFDTYSAAGLSDWLGSLENQQRVGISDVAGILRGLVTGVAPLTMIAILLVPASFWILWRTRFGLRLRSCGENPVAAESLGVNVYRYKYVGVLISGGFAGMGGASLVLLKGGADYLENQTNGRGYIGLAAMIFGNWRPGGLLGGAALFGYSDGLQLAGGGDAVLALLYGAVILLAIIVIVQLFRKQWIAAGLGVVGAGILYAIYWANDTLPSDLIPYTAHFVTLIVLAVASQRLRPPRADGAQYRRGEGD; via the coding sequence ATGCCGATGCCGGTGCGGCGCAAGCGGCAGCGGATCCCAGGCTGGCTGCGCGGGGTGATCTGGGCGGTCGTCGCGATCGCGGTCATGTCGACCGCGTCCTACGCCACCGGCGCCTCGGCGCTGACGTCGAGCAATACCGCGTCCACCGCGCTGCGGCTGGCGCTGCCGATCCTGTTGTGCGCGCTCGGCGGGCTGTGGGCCGAACGCGCCGGCGTCGTGAACATCGGGCTCGAGGGCATGATGATCCTCGGGACCTGGGGCGCGGCCTGGGGCGCGTACTACGGCGGTGCGTGGGTCGGCCTGCTGGCCGCGATCGCGTTCGGCGCGCTGGGCGGGCTGCTGCACGCGGTGGCGACGGTGACGTTCAACGTCAACCACATCGTTTCCGGTGTCGCGATCAACCTGCTCGGTCTCGGCGTCACGAAGTACCTGGCGAAGTTGATCTTCGATCCGATCTCGGGCAACCCGCGCCAGTCGCCGCCGGTGCCGAAGTTCGACACCTATTCGGCGGCCGGGCTGTCGGACTGGCTGGGCTCGTTGGAGAACCAGCAGCGGGTCGGCATCTCCGACGTCGCGGGCATCCTGCGCGGCCTGGTCACCGGCGTCGCGCCGCTGACCATGATCGCGATCCTGCTGGTGCCGGCCAGCTTCTGGATCCTCTGGCGCACCCGGTTCGGCCTGCGGCTGCGGTCCTGCGGCGAGAACCCGGTGGCGGCGGAATCGCTCGGCGTGAACGTGTACCGCTACAAGTACGTCGGCGTGCTGATCTCCGGCGGGTTCGCCGGCATGGGCGGCGCGTCGCTGGTGCTGCTCAAGGGCGGCGCGGACTATTTGGAGAACCAGACCAACGGCCGCGGGTACATCGGCCTGGCTGCGATGATCTTCGGCAACTGGCGGCCGGGCGGGCTGCTCGGTGGCGCCGCGCTGTTCGGTTACTCGGACGGCCTGCAGCTGGCCGGCGGCGGCGACGCGGTGCTGGCGCTGCTGTACGGCGCGGTCATCCTGCTGGCGATCATCGTGATCGTGCAGCTGTTCCGGAAGCAGTGGATCGCGGCCGGTCTCGGCGTCGTCGGTGCCGGGATCCTGTACGCGATCTACTGGGCCAACGACACGCTGCCGAGCGACTTGATCCCCTACACCGCACACTTCGTGACGCTGATCGTGCTGGCGGTCGCGTCGCAACGGCTTCGGCCGCCGCGCGCGGACGGCGCGCAGTATCGTCGAGGAGAGGGCGACTGA
- a CDS encoding ABC transporter permease — MSSWRTRLLPPLLAIAFAVVLSAIALVISGADPLQAYGTMIGQLFKGSTAVDTVNLATVYYLSGLAVAIGFQMNLFNIGVEGQYRFAAVIAAIIGGALQLPPVLHTVVILLVAIVSGALYATIPAVLKVTRGVSEVISTIMLNSIVAGIIAFLVNANQFGVQTGNNVGTRVIAPSGRIPGIPIGSGTLFGFVFIAIVIGAAYWFMLNRTRFGFELKASGESATAAAAGGVSAKKMTLIAMLLSGAVAGLVAMPELLGRDYSYGITSTQMYGFTGIAVALLGRNHPGGIAFGALLWAFLDTSAVSLEQINVSKEIATIMQGIIVLSVVVAYEIVRRADLAAEQRRVGRALAGNGRKGSSVAEGGAV; from the coding sequence ATGAGTTCGTGGCGCACGCGGCTGCTGCCGCCTCTGCTCGCGATCGCGTTCGCAGTTGTCCTTTCGGCGATCGCGCTCGTCATCTCCGGCGCCGACCCGCTGCAGGCGTACGGGACGATGATCGGCCAGCTGTTCAAGGGTTCCACCGCGGTCGACACCGTGAACCTGGCGACGGTGTACTACCTGTCCGGGCTCGCGGTGGCCATCGGCTTCCAGATGAACCTGTTCAACATCGGCGTCGAAGGCCAGTACCGGTTCGCCGCGGTGATCGCCGCGATCATCGGCGGCGCGCTGCAGTTGCCGCCGGTCCTGCACACCGTCGTGATCCTGCTGGTGGCCATCGTTTCCGGCGCGCTGTACGCGACGATCCCGGCGGTGCTGAAGGTGACCCGCGGGGTCAGCGAGGTCATCTCGACCATCATGCTGAACTCGATCGTCGCCGGCATCATCGCGTTCCTCGTCAACGCCAACCAGTTCGGCGTGCAGACCGGCAACAACGTGGGAACCAGGGTGATCGCGCCGTCCGGCCGGATCCCGGGCATCCCGATCGGCTCCGGCACGCTGTTCGGCTTCGTGTTCATCGCGATCGTGATCGGCGCGGCGTACTGGTTCATGCTGAACCGCACGCGGTTCGGCTTCGAGCTGAAGGCCAGCGGCGAATCGGCCACCGCCGCGGCGGCCGGCGGCGTGAGCGCCAAGAAGATGACGCTCATCGCGATGCTGCTTTCCGGCGCGGTGGCCGGCCTGGTCGCGATGCCGGAGCTGCTCGGCCGCGACTACAGCTACGGCATCACCTCGACCCAGATGTACGGCTTCACCGGCATCGCGGTCGCGCTGCTGGGCCGCAACCACCCTGGCGGCATCGCGTTCGGCGCGCTGCTGTGGGCGTTCCTGGACACCTCCGCGGTGTCGCTGGAGCAGATCAACGTGTCCAAGGAGATCGCGACGATCATGCAGGGCATCATCGTGCTCTCGGTCGTCGTGGCGTACGAGATCGTGCGCCGGGCCGACCTCGCCGCGGAACAGCGCAGGGTGGGCCGGGCGCTCGCCGGCAACGGCCGCAAGGGTTCCTCGGTCGCGGAAGGCGGTGCGGTGTGA